In Leucoraja erinacea ecotype New England chromosome 9, Leri_hhj_1, whole genome shotgun sequence, the genomic window ataagggggaaatcctttaaaaccgagatgaggagaacttttttcacacagagagtggtgaatctctggaactctcagccacagagggtagttgaggccagttcattggctatatttaagagggagttagatgtggtacttgtggctaaggggatcagggggtatggagagaaggcaggtacgggatactgagttggatgatcagccatgatcatattgaatggcggtcggtgcaggctcgaagggccgaatggcctactcctgcacctaatttctatgtttctatggatagaaGTGGGAAATTTTGAaaggcagatggttagacaaagaacagatgaaaagacaaaaggcatGAGATTAGGATAGAAGAGGGTGCAATTTGTAAACCATAAAAGGGAATATAGTTAGAAGGGAAGAAATGGCTgtatccaggtgaggcagagggaagggagggaggggggggggggggggggggggggggggggagttctggGTGTGGGGTTTGTGGGTTCACTGAAGAAGAGAGGGGTAGGTACTTAAGGGAAACAAGTTTGCATGACCATGGGGAGGGATGAATAAATGAGTGACTGAATTGGTCCACAGAGAATTGGCCTGAACAATtgctcaaatggcctcctcctcgtTTGTCTGTGAGTGAAATCTGGGCATTTTCATTAGATTCCTACTACCATTATTACTGGTGTTAAAAGGCCGGTTCAATTGATGTTAAAACAGTAACGTTGCTGCCTTCAGGATGAAAGTAAATAAAAATAAGATGTAAATTGTATTCTTAATTGATAAGCAAACTATATTGCACATATAAATATAGCAAAATACACATTTTGTATTCATGTTGCATTTTATTTGCAACTTATGAATTATTAGATTAGAAGTCATCATTCAGTTGTGTTATTATTAAAAGAAAACATGCTTTTTTTTATAGGCAATATCCAACAGTTGAAAAAAGAGCCCGAATTTTCAATGGGAAAAGCTATACAGAAGTGCCGGAGGAGAGAATCTTTCTTAATGCACTGTTATGTGAACTTGGTATGACTGACCTGGACAAGAACTTTGTGGAACACAGAGACAGCTGTTGCCGAATAAATAAAACATCCATTTATGAGATTACCATTGGAGATGGCATTCTTTGGCCCGTCCTTgtaatgacacaaaatgcagtcCTATATGCTTGCCTTCCTTTGGTCGAACAAACTCTGAGTCCCCACCCACCATTGATAAATCTCTGTGGGATTTCTGCTGCATTTGCATTGCTCACGGGGTTGATGGCCTTTTTAAATTTGTCACAAAGAAATGAATCAGAAATGGCTACCAAGTTGGCTCAGCTCCCTGCCATGCTGATGCATGCCTGCCCACTGGGCACTCCAACAGACACTGATTTTGGATTGATGCAAACCCTCTCTGGGAGCCATGGTCCACATAATTCAGTCTCGTTGGTGCCGACACAGAAACAACCAGCTTGGAAGCCTAGCACATACAAGGGGAAGCCTCAGGTTAATGTCTCCATCACTGAACAAATTCGGTCAATGCAGTACGGCAAGAAAGATGTGATTGATGTATGGCAAGAGTATGGAACAGTAACATGCAAGGTTAGTATGGTATATGTACATACTCCGTTTGGACATCACACCCCCAACACAAACAAAAAATATGttgttttgttttaaagtttACAATTTTAACACTGAAGTTGTACGtctaattttatttgtttttgatATTCTTATTGCTGTAAATTTGATTTTCTCACTTTGCTGAAGCCTAATTCAATGATAAGGCATATCATTGAGATTTGGGTTTATGTCTAGTTTTTATGAACAATACTGATTGTATTAgcagcgcagcaggtagagctgctgccttgcactgtaaattgccctagatGTGTagagtgtggatgagaaagtgggataacatagaactagtatgaatgagtGATTCAAGGTCGGCATTGTCCCGGTGGGCCGATGAACCTATTTTTGTGCTGTTTCTCTCAATCTAAAGTCTTATAATGTACAAGGGGACATCAAATTGTTAGACAAAACatcaggtgctggaggaacttagcgagtcgggcagcatctgtggaaggaatggacaggcgcaaagggccccatccccggtaggcggcgcggctctggccagcagcggcctctgcagtctgtccgcgtttttatttttgtgctgtttttctctttttaaatctctccctgcactggagacccgacctcttcgggtttccgttgtcgttggggccgcataGGAGCGTCCACAGGAAGaaggccggggactctggtgcatcAAATTGTTAGCGGTGGAGGAGCAATGCCGCTGTTGAGTcgggtcggaggctgctgctcgggtctgcggacagcggcgccgggagcccgcggatccctggagagagaccgcttttcggggctcctgcaacggcgaattctcccgcccgtgttgcgggggttgaagagctcctggagcggggcctgacatcactgccccgcgcggctggaatggccgcgggactttgcgagcgcacaccgggggctccaacaccaagacccggtgtgcgacctcgcaccacccggcgtggcttcaatggccgcgggacaattgccatcgccagccgggggctttgactttgactctgacatcgggggggggggggggaagaggcagTGGATCTGGCCTGCTAAGgaattttggccttccatcacaggcatttcgtttggacctctaggggtccaaatgacaattaaattgactcttgactcttgacttttcctccactgatgctgcctgactcgctgcattcctccagcactttgtgttttcctcaagatttcCTCATTTGTGTCACACGTAATATGAGAAAATTCTGCTTAGCAACAGCATTTTACTTCAGAGTATCAATATGATAGATTCAAGTCCCACCACAGGACATGAGCTTATAACCTaagatggcacaaagtgctgtatTTTCAGAGATACTATCTTTCTGAGATGCAAAATGAAGGCCTAGTCCATTTTATCAAGTGGATGTAAAAGATTCCATGGTTAATTATGTAGACAGTCAGTCAGAGATGTACTTCAGGCCAAAATTGATTTCTTGACCAAAACCAGTGAATGCACTGAATATGTATGCAAAGCTGTGTGCCTGCTTATAACAGCAGCAGTTGCACTTAATAGCCGAAGTACTATTATCAATTCATTTTTCTTGTGAGCGTGCAGCTTGCAGCAGACTGTCTGGTATTTGTACTTTCATTATTTAATAATCTTGTTTTTCCTTTTGTTAAATAGTTCTATTCCTAACTTGCTGCATTTGTTCCAATTTAGTGCGATCTGGAAGGAATAATGCCAACTGTTACTGTGAGCTTAAATTTGCCCATCAATGGATCTCCTCTCCAGGATATTCTGGTGCATCCTTGCGTCAGTGCTGTTGACTCCACGATCCTtacttttaatagca contains:
- the ap5m1 gene encoding AP-5 complex subunit mu-1, translated to MSVRAFWLLGLERGEAPTVKFSRQYPTVEKRARIFNGKSYTEVPEERIFLNALLCELGMTDLDKNFVEHRDSCCRINKTSIYEITIGDGILWPVLVMTQNAVLYACLPLVEQTLSPHPPLINLCGISAAFALLTGLMAFLNLSQRNESEMATKLAQLPAMLMHACPLGTPTDTDFGLMQTLSGSHGPHNSVSLVPTQKQPAWKPSTYKGKPQVNVSITEQIRSMQYGKKDVIDVWQEYGTVTCKCDLEGIMPTVTVSLNLPINGSPLQDILVHPCVSAVDSTILTFNSIDDMDDSLFNGPYKFPFTPPLDVFKLCCYTSQAPIPPILGFYQMEEEQQLKITVNLKLHESVKNGFEYCEAHIPFYNRGPIVNTECKVSHGQLEVAREKSLLVWIIGQKFPKSLEVSLTGTVMFPGIGATNHSVQPNDPFCTGLTAYVKLYFRIPDYTLTGCYVDQHSVQVYSSAKPKIITSKELLSSEYYIWNSEGDAPIASRSLPS